The following are encoded in a window of Streptomyces sp. SAT1 genomic DNA:
- a CDS encoding LysR family transcriptional regulator, protein MKTFDLNLARVFVLLYETGSVTATAETLHVTQPTVSYSLGKLRRHFDDELFRRTGRGLSPTAGARRLYEPLRRALAEIDGTVRQADTFEPEVMAGCFTVALSDLGEATLLPRLLAAARERAPGVSFTVRALDVDDAEQQLRRGDLDAFVATPVLTSHRTVRIPLFHERYVGMVAADHPRIRGDAVTLADLATEHHATVFGPSGHVVPRAVLAAHDLLDRVAVDATRFSMLPYLLEQTDLIAIVPEYVGEVFTASHRVRLVRLPFETEPTEVALYARHESSRTPAQRWLVRFMAEVLGERVSPAQLPPHTVATDRPAPPAPPAE, encoded by the coding sequence ATGAAGACCTTCGATCTCAACCTCGCGCGGGTCTTCGTCCTGCTGTACGAGACCGGCAGTGTCACGGCCACCGCCGAGACCCTGCACGTCACCCAGCCGACCGTCAGCTACAGCCTGGGCAAGCTGCGCCGGCACTTCGACGACGAGCTGTTCCGGCGCACCGGACGCGGGCTGAGCCCCACCGCGGGCGCCCGGCGGCTGTACGAGCCGCTGCGCCGCGCCCTCGCCGAGATCGACGGCACCGTCCGCCAGGCCGACACCTTCGAGCCGGAGGTCATGGCGGGCTGCTTCACCGTGGCCCTGTCCGACCTCGGCGAGGCCACCCTGCTGCCCCGGCTGCTGGCCGCGGCCCGTGAGCGCGCGCCCGGGGTCTCCTTCACCGTACGGGCGCTGGACGTGGACGACGCCGAGCAGCAACTGCGCCGCGGCGACCTCGACGCGTTCGTGGCCACCCCGGTGCTGACCTCCCACCGGACCGTGCGGATCCCGCTCTTCCACGAGCGCTACGTCGGCATGGTCGCCGCCGACCACCCGCGCATCCGCGGCGACGCGGTCACGCTCGCGGACCTGGCCACCGAGCACCACGCCACGGTCTTCGGTCCCAGCGGACACGTCGTGCCGCGGGCCGTGCTCGCCGCGCACGACCTCCTGGACCGGGTAGCCGTGGACGCCACCCGCTTCTCGATGCTGCCCTATCTGCTGGAGCAGACCGACCTCATCGCGATCGTCCCCGAGTACGTCGGTGAGGTCTTCACCGCCTCCCACCGGGTGCGCCTGGTCCGCCTGCCGTTCGAGACCGAGCCGACCGAGGTGGCGCTCTACGCCCGGCACGAGTCCTCGCGCACCCCCGCGCAGCGCTGGCTGGTGCGGTTCATGGCCGAGGTGCTGGGCGAGCGGGTGAGCCCGGCCCAACTCCCGCCCCACACCGTCGCCACCGACCGGCCGGCGCCCCCCGCGCCCCCGGCCGAGTAG
- a CDS encoding GPR1/FUN34/YaaH family transporter: MIRTEADRARGATVTVRPYGNPLPLGFFAFGIGMFLLAGISLGLIGGDQMRPAGILLAVFVFPLEFLAAVMAFLSRDTAAAAALGLFATSWAAQGVLHIAAPDQDRSVATGMYLGAFALMLVPLAVTGFLGKTLLGAVLSVSAVRTALAAADELGAPEAVRLADAAAALLLVLLALYAGTAFLLEDLRRRTVLPVRRRGEARRVMEEADDGADRPPREPGVRGQL, encoded by the coding sequence GTGATCCGCACCGAAGCGGACCGGGCGCGGGGCGCCACCGTCACCGTCCGGCCGTACGGCAATCCCCTGCCGCTGGGGTTCTTCGCCTTCGGCATCGGCATGTTCCTGCTCGCCGGGATCTCCCTCGGGCTGATCGGCGGCGACCAGATGCGCCCGGCGGGCATCCTGCTCGCGGTCTTCGTCTTCCCGCTGGAGTTCCTGGCCGCGGTGATGGCCTTCCTGTCCCGGGACACGGCGGCCGCGGCGGCGCTCGGGCTGTTCGCCACCTCGTGGGCGGCGCAGGGCGTGCTCCACATCGCCGCGCCGGACCAGGACCGGAGCGTGGCCACCGGCATGTACCTGGGCGCCTTCGCCCTCATGCTGGTGCCGCTCGCGGTCACCGGCTTCCTGGGCAAGACGCTGCTCGGCGCGGTGCTGAGCGTGTCGGCGGTGCGCACCGCGCTGGCGGCCGCCGACGAGCTGGGTGCGCCGGAGGCGGTCCGGCTCGCCGATGCCGCCGCCGCGCTGCTGCTGGTGCTGCTCGCCCTGTACGCGGGGACCGCCTTCCTGCTGGAGGACCTGCGCCGGCGTACGGTGCTGCCCGTCCGGCGGCGCGGCGAGGCGCGGCGCGTCATGGAGGAGGCGGACGACGGGGCGGACCGGCCGCCGCGCGAGCCCGGCGTCCGCGGGCAGCTGTGA
- the ctaD gene encoding aa3-type cytochrome oxidase subunit I, which yields MTDVQQITPETTGPRRRLRPGAVVVKWVTTTDHKTIGSLYLVTSFVFFLFGGILALVMRAELARPGLQIVSTEQFNQAFTMHGTVMLLMFATPLFAGFTNWIMPLQIGAPDVAFPRLNMLAYWLYLLGSLIAVGSFLTPNGAADFGWFAYSPLTDAVHSPGIGGDLWIMGLALSGFGTIMGSVNFVTTIVCMRAPGLTMFRMPIFVWNVLLTSVLVLLAFPVLAGALLALEADRKFGAHVFDAANGGALLWQHLFWFFGHPEVYIIALPFFGIVTEIIPVFSRKPIFGYMGLVGATISIAGLSVTVWAHHMFVTGGVLLPFFSFMSFLIAVPTGVKFFNWIGTMWKGSISFETPMLWAAGFLVTFLFGGLTGVLLASPPLDFHVSDSYFVVAHFHYVVFGTVVFAMFAGFHFWWPKWTGKMLDERLGKMTFWMLFVGFHTTFLVQHWLGAEGMPRRYADYLAADGFTGLNMVSTIGSFLLGLSMLPFLYNIWKTAKYGRKVEVDDPWGYGRSLEWATSCPPPRHNFVTLPMIRSESPAFDLNHPEVSLADRQENLGLPA from the coding sequence ATGACAGACGTTCAGCAGATCACACCGGAAACCACCGGTCCCCGTCGTCGCCTGCGACCCGGAGCCGTCGTGGTCAAGTGGGTCACGACGACCGATCACAAGACGATCGGATCGCTGTACCTGGTCACCTCGTTCGTGTTCTTCCTGTTCGGCGGCATCCTGGCGCTGGTGATGCGCGCGGAGCTGGCCCGGCCGGGTCTCCAGATCGTGTCCACCGAGCAGTTCAACCAGGCGTTCACCATGCATGGCACGGTCATGCTGCTGATGTTCGCGACGCCGCTGTTCGCCGGCTTCACGAACTGGATCATGCCGCTGCAGATCGGCGCGCCGGACGTGGCCTTCCCCCGGCTGAACATGCTGGCCTACTGGCTCTACCTGCTCGGCTCGCTGATCGCGGTGGGCAGCTTCCTCACCCCGAACGGCGCCGCCGACTTCGGCTGGTTCGCCTACTCCCCGCTGACCGACGCGGTGCACTCACCGGGCATCGGCGGCGACCTGTGGATCATGGGTCTGGCGCTGTCCGGCTTCGGCACCATCATGGGCTCGGTCAACTTCGTCACCACGATCGTCTGCATGCGCGCCCCGGGCCTGACCATGTTCCGCATGCCGATCTTCGTGTGGAACGTGCTGCTCACCAGTGTCCTGGTGCTGCTCGCCTTCCCCGTCCTCGCGGGCGCGCTGCTCGCCCTGGAGGCGGACCGCAAGTTCGGCGCCCATGTCTTCGACGCGGCCAACGGCGGAGCGCTGCTGTGGCAGCACCTCTTCTGGTTCTTCGGGCATCCCGAGGTGTACATCATCGCGCTGCCGTTCTTCGGCATCGTCACGGAGATCATCCCGGTCTTCTCCCGCAAACCGATCTTCGGCTACATGGGCCTGGTCGGCGCCACCATCTCCATCGCCGGGCTCTCCGTGACGGTGTGGGCGCACCATATGTTCGTCACCGGCGGAGTGCTGCTGCCGTTCTTCTCCTTCATGAGCTTCCTCATCGCCGTCCCGACCGGCGTGAAGTTCTTCAACTGGATCGGCACCATGTGGAAGGGGTCGATCTCCTTCGAGACCCCCATGCTGTGGGCGGCCGGCTTCCTGGTGACCTTCCTCTTCGGCGGTCTCACCGGTGTCCTCCTGGCCTCCCCGCCGCTGGACTTCCACGTCTCCGACAGCTATTTCGTGGTGGCCCACTTCCACTACGTCGTCTTCGGCACGGTCGTCTTCGCGATGTTCGCCGGATTCCACTTCTGGTGGCCGAAGTGGACCGGCAAGATGCTCGACGAGCGGCTGGGCAAGATGACCTTCTGGATGCTGTTCGTCGGCTTCCACACCACCTTCCTGGTGCAGCACTGGCTGGGCGCGGAGGGCATGCCCCGCCGCTACGCCGACTATCTGGCGGCCGACGGCTTCACCGGCCTGAACATGGTCTCCACCATCGGCTCCTTCCTGCTGGGCCTGTCGATGCTGCCGTTCCTCTACAACATCTGGAAGACGGCGAAGTACGGCCGCAAGGTCGAGGTCGACGACCCGTGGGGCTACGGCCGGTCGCTGGAGTGGGCGACGTCCTGCCCGCCGCCGCGGCACAATTTCGTCACCCTGCCCATGATCCGCAGCGAGTCCCCGGCGTTCGACCTGAACCACCCGGAGGTGTCGCTGGCGGACCGGCAGGAGAACCTGGGCCTGCCGGCATGA
- the kdpF gene encoding K(+)-transporting ATPase subunit F, which yields MTAENVVGLIVAVALLGYLVLALIFPERF from the coding sequence GTGACCGCCGAGAACGTCGTCGGCCTGATCGTGGCCGTCGCCCTGCTGGGCTATCTCGTCCTCGCCCTGATCTTCCCGGAGAGGTTCTGA
- the mdlC gene encoding benzoylformate decarboxylase produces MSSVRRVSHEFLKRQGLTTVFGNPGSNELPFLAGLPAGFRYVLGLHEGAVVGMADGYAQATGRPVLVNLHAASGSGNAMGALTNAVSARTPLVIVAGQQVRPAVGPEANLANVDAPALMKPLVGWAAEPACAEDVPRALAQAVFETRLQRRPTYLSVPYDDWAAEAGDNTLAVLDRRVERGAEPSAGQGRRLAELVASARRPALVLGGDIDAAGLFDGAVRLAERLGGPVWAAPSQFRLPFPNRHPLFRGVLPAGIAPVCAALEGHDLVLVLGAPVFRYHEYLPGRYLPEGTRLIQVTEDAAAAARAPMGEALVADPGAVIELLTERLGAPTAPVGPYRPVPEPAAGEAGRLHPEQVFAALRDEQPEDTAYVVESTSTSAAWWRQMDLRRPGSYYFPAAGGLGFGLPGAVGVALAQPDRPVVGVIGDGSANYGITALWTAAQHRVPLTVVLLRNGTYGALRWFGDLLGVPDAPGLDIPGLDFTRIAEGYGVAARQAGDAEELRALLAERPDGPRLIQVDTVLTTPS; encoded by the coding sequence GTGTCCTCCGTACGTCGTGTCTCCCACGAGTTCCTGAAGCGTCAGGGCCTCACCACCGTGTTCGGCAACCCCGGCTCCAACGAGCTGCCGTTCCTCGCCGGCCTGCCCGCCGGTTTCCGCTACGTCCTCGGTCTGCACGAGGGTGCCGTCGTCGGCATGGCGGACGGCTACGCGCAGGCCACCGGCCGACCTGTGCTGGTCAACCTGCACGCCGCCTCCGGCTCCGGGAACGCCATGGGCGCGCTCACCAACGCCGTCTCCGCCCGCACCCCGCTGGTGATCGTCGCCGGGCAGCAGGTGCGCCCGGCCGTCGGCCCGGAGGCGAACCTCGCCAACGTCGACGCCCCGGCCCTGATGAAGCCGCTGGTCGGCTGGGCGGCGGAGCCGGCGTGCGCCGAGGATGTGCCGCGCGCCCTCGCCCAGGCCGTCTTCGAGACGCGGCTCCAGCGGCGGCCGACGTACCTGTCGGTGCCGTACGACGACTGGGCGGCCGAGGCCGGCGACAACACCCTGGCGGTGCTGGACCGGCGGGTCGAGCGCGGTGCCGAGCCGAGCGCCGGACAGGGCCGCCGGCTGGCGGAGCTGGTCGCCTCGGCGCGCCGGCCCGCGCTGGTGCTGGGCGGCGACATCGACGCGGCCGGGCTCTTCGACGGCGCGGTGCGGCTGGCCGAGCGGCTGGGCGGTCCGGTGTGGGCGGCGCCCTCGCAGTTCCGGCTGCCCTTCCCCAACCGGCACCCGCTGTTCCGCGGTGTGCTGCCCGCCGGGATCGCCCCCGTGTGCGCGGCGCTGGAGGGCCACGACCTGGTGCTGGTGCTGGGCGCTCCGGTGTTCCGCTACCACGAGTACCTGCCCGGCCGGTATCTGCCCGAGGGCACCCGGCTGATCCAGGTGACCGAGGACGCGGCAGCGGCGGCGCGGGCCCCGATGGGCGAGGCGCTGGTCGCCGACCCGGGCGCGGTCATCGAACTGCTGACCGAACGGCTCGGCGCGCCCACCGCGCCCGTCGGCCCGTACCGGCCCGTGCCCGAACCGGCCGCGGGTGAGGCCGGACGCCTGCACCCCGAGCAGGTCTTCGCCGCGCTCCGCGACGAGCAGCCCGAGGACACCGCGTACGTCGTCGAGTCGACCTCCACGAGCGCCGCGTGGTGGCGCCAGATGGACCTGCGCCGGCCCGGCTCCTACTACTTCCCCGCGGCCGGCGGGCTCGGATTCGGGCTGCCCGGCGCCGTCGGGGTCGCCCTGGCGCAGCCGGACCGGCCGGTCGTCGGCGTGATCGGGGACGGCTCGGCGAACTACGGCATCACCGCGCTGTGGACGGCCGCCCAGCACCGGGTCCCGCTGACCGTCGTCCTGCTGCGCAACGGGACGTACGGCGCGCTGCGCTGGTTCGGTGACCTGCTCGGGGTGCCCGACGCGCCGGGCCTGGACATCCCCGGCCTGGACTTCACCAGGATCGCGGAGGGCTACGGAGTCGCCGCCCGGCAGGCCGGGGACGCCGAGGAACTGCGGGCCCTGCTCGCCGAGCGTCCGGACGGACCGCGGCTGATCCAGGTGGACACGGTGCTCACGACGCCCTCCTGA